One window from the genome of Cyclobacterium amurskyense encodes:
- the thrS gene encoding threonine--tRNA ligase — translation MSSIDNEIKVTFPDKSVRKFEKGVNSIVIAMSISDGLARNVLAAKINGEIWDATRPINQDVSIELLTWNDVGGKSTFWHSSAHLLAEALEDLYPGIKFGIGPPIENGFYYDVDFGDKTLEGAELEKIEAKMIELARQKNEFVRKDISKEEAIAYFKEKGDEYKLDLLERLDDGTITFYEQGGFTDLCKGPHIPHTGFVKAVKLLNIAGAYWRGDEKNKMLTRIYGITFPKAKELKEYLYLLEEAKKRDHRKLGRELELFTFSEKVGMGLPLWLPKGTLLRERLVAFLKKEQDHSGYEQVITPHIGHKALYETSGHYEKYGKDSFQPITTPHEGEEFLLKPMNCPHHCEIYKYKPRSYKDLPVRYAEFGTVYRYEQSGELHGLTRVRGFTQDDAHIFCRQDQVKEEFVKVIDLVLYVFKALGFDNYTAQISLRDPENMGKYIGEEAAWNKAEQAIIEAAEEKGLDTVTEKGEAAFYGPKLDFMVKDALGRSWQLGTIQVDYQLPQRFELEYTGSDNQKHRPVMIHRAPFGSLERFVAVLIEHCGGNFPLWLAPEQLIILPISEKYADYAAKLKSVLDENGITGDIDNRDEKIGRKIRDAEVKKIPFMVIVGEKEQEENKLSLRKHGEGDIGTFELNAFVDFFQGIIKESLNK, via the coding sequence ATGTCAAGTATTGATAATGAGATTAAAGTAACATTTCCTGATAAATCTGTCAGGAAATTTGAAAAAGGAGTAAACAGTATAGTGATTGCGATGAGCATCAGTGATGGGTTGGCGAGGAATGTTTTGGCTGCCAAAATCAATGGTGAAATATGGGATGCCACGCGTCCTATCAATCAAGATGTAAGTATTGAATTGTTAACATGGAATGACGTTGGAGGAAAGTCCACCTTTTGGCATTCTTCGGCACATTTACTTGCAGAAGCTTTAGAGGATTTATATCCTGGTATAAAATTTGGTATAGGACCACCTATTGAAAACGGTTTTTACTATGACGTTGATTTTGGGGACAAGACCCTAGAAGGAGCGGAGCTGGAAAAAATTGAGGCCAAAATGATTGAATTGGCCCGACAGAAAAATGAATTTGTCAGAAAAGACATTTCAAAGGAAGAAGCAATTGCCTATTTCAAAGAAAAAGGAGATGAGTACAAGTTAGACCTTTTGGAAAGACTTGACGATGGAACCATAACCTTTTATGAGCAAGGTGGATTTACCGACCTTTGTAAAGGGCCACACATTCCGCATACAGGATTCGTAAAAGCGGTTAAATTGCTAAATATAGCAGGGGCATATTGGAGAGGTGACGAAAAGAACAAAATGCTGACCCGTATATACGGCATTACTTTTCCAAAGGCGAAGGAATTGAAAGAATACCTTTACCTACTTGAAGAAGCTAAGAAAAGAGATCATAGAAAATTAGGTAGAGAGCTAGAGCTATTTACGTTTTCAGAAAAAGTAGGCATGGGATTGCCTTTGTGGTTGCCGAAGGGAACCCTTTTGAGAGAGCGATTGGTGGCTTTCCTTAAAAAAGAACAAGATCATTCCGGCTATGAGCAGGTAATTACACCACATATAGGTCATAAGGCCTTGTATGAAACCTCAGGTCATTATGAGAAATATGGTAAAGATTCATTTCAGCCAATAACCACACCACATGAGGGAGAGGAGTTTTTATTAAAACCTATGAATTGTCCTCACCATTGTGAAATTTATAAATACAAACCAAGGTCATACAAAGACCTTCCGGTCAGGTATGCTGAGTTTGGAACGGTTTATAGGTATGAGCAAAGTGGGGAACTACATGGCTTGACTCGAGTACGTGGATTTACTCAAGATGATGCACACATATTTTGTAGGCAAGATCAGGTCAAGGAAGAGTTTGTAAAAGTTATAGACTTGGTTTTATATGTTTTCAAAGCCCTAGGTTTTGACAACTATACTGCACAAATTTCGCTTAGGGACCCTGAGAATATGGGTAAATACATAGGAGAAGAGGCTGCATGGAACAAAGCCGAGCAAGCGATTATCGAAGCAGCAGAAGAAAAAGGTCTAGACACTGTTACGGAGAAAGGCGAAGCTGCATTTTATGGACCGAAGCTAGACTTTATGGTCAAGGATGCCCTTGGCAGAAGTTGGCAGTTGGGAACTATTCAGGTAGATTATCAATTACCTCAGAGATTCGAATTGGAATATACCGGCTCTGACAATCAGAAACACAGGCCTGTGATGATCCACAGGGCGCCATTTGGTTCTTTGGAGCGATTTGTAGCTGTTCTAATTGAGCACTGTGGAGGTAATTTCCCTCTTTGGCTGGCACCTGAGCAGTTGATTATATTGCCAATATCAGAGAAGTATGCTGATTATGCAGCTAAGTTGAAGTCTGTTTTGGATGAAAACGGCATTACCGGTGATATTGACAATAGGGATGAGAAAATCGGTAGAAAGATCAGAGATGCTGAGGTTAAGAAAATTCCTTTTATGGTGATAGTGGGCGAGAAAGAGCAAGAGGAGAATAAATTATCCCTCCGTAAACATGGAGAAGGGGATATAGGTACTTTCGAATTGAACGCTTTTGTTGACTTCTTTCAAGGAATCATAAAGGAATCATTGAATAAATAA
- the infC gene encoding translation initiation factor IF-3, with protein MRGKRTYTPRQEEPYKVNSKIRAREVRVVGDFVEGGNAVMATDKAVALAEDNGLDLVEISPSASPPVCKVIDYAKFKYEQKKKQKEIKSNAAKTVVKEIRFGPNTDDHDFDFKLKHAINFLKDGAKVKAYVHFVGRTIVFKERGEMLLLKFAQALEDYGQVEQLPKMEGKRMNIFVSPKAGKK; from the coding sequence TTGAGAGGAAAAAGAACGTATACTCCGAGACAAGAGGAACCATATAAAGTAAATTCAAAAATTAGGGCCAGAGAGGTCAGGGTTGTAGGAGATTTTGTAGAGGGAGGTAACGCAGTAATGGCTACTGATAAAGCGGTAGCTCTGGCTGAAGATAATGGACTTGATCTCGTTGAAATTTCTCCTTCCGCCTCACCACCAGTTTGTAAGGTGATCGATTATGCTAAGTTCAAATACGAACAAAAGAAAAAGCAAAAAGAGATCAAATCCAATGCAGCTAAAACTGTAGTGAAAGAAATTAGATTTGGACCTAATACTGATGACCATGATTTTGATTTTAAATTGAAACATGCCATCAACTTCCTTAAAGATGGGGCTAAAGTTAAAGCTTATGTCCATTTCGTAGGACGTACCATTGTTTTTAAAGAAAGAGGAGAGATGCTACTGCTGAAATTTGCTCAGGCTCTTGAAGATTATGGTCAGGTAGAACAATTACCTAAAATGGAAGGGAAGAGAATGAATATTTTCGTTTCTCCAAAGGCAGGCAAAAAATAA
- the rpmI gene encoding 50S ribosomal protein L35, whose translation MPKVKTKSSAKKRFKLSASGKIRRKHAFKSHILTKKSTKRKRNLTQMGEVHESDEGRVKAMLRI comes from the coding sequence ATGCCAAAAGTTAAAACTAAATCAAGTGCTAAGAAAAGGTTCAAGCTTTCTGCGTCTGGGAAGATAAGAAGGAAGCATGCTTTCAAAAGCCACATTTTGACTAAAAAGTCTACCAAAAGGAAGAGAAATCTTACCCAAATGGGAGAAGTACATGAGTCAGATGAGGGAAGAGTAAAAGCAATGCTTAGAATCTAA
- the rplT gene encoding 50S ribosomal protein L20: protein MPRSVNSVASRARRKKVLKATKGYFGRGKNVWTVAKNKYEKGLQYAYRDRKVKKREFRALWIQRINAGARQYGVSYSQFMGMLKKAEIDLNRKVLADLAMNHPVAFKAIVEKVK, encoded by the coding sequence ATGCCAAGATCGGTCAATTCAGTAGCTTCAAGAGCTAGGAGAAAAAAAGTATTAAAAGCCACCAAAGGTTACTTCGGAAGAGGGAAAAACGTTTGGACTGTAGCAAAAAACAAGTATGAAAAAGGACTTCAGTATGCTTACAGGGATAGAAAAGTAAAGAAGAGAGAATTCAGAGCACTTTGGATTCAAAGGATCAATGCCGGAGCCAGACAATATGGCGTTAGCTATTCTCAGTTTATGGGAATGTTGAAAAAAGCAGAGATAGATCTTAATAGAAAAGTGCTTGCAGATCTTGCAATGAATCATCCAGTTGCTTTTAAAGCTATTGTTGAAAAAGTAAAATAA
- a CDS encoding START-like domain-containing protein, whose product MEKIKFVSDYQINSSKKIIYPYLSTASGLSQWFADDVLINEDKVYNFIYDGESHYARAVIMRLNHHVKFEFFDPDEEEDEETDHPFIEFKLDENELTQTFYLRVVEYGDAYDEQEQQSIWEGLIGSLKEIIGG is encoded by the coding sequence ATGGAGAAAATTAAGTTTGTTTCAGATTATCAGATAAATAGCTCCAAAAAAATTATTTATCCTTATTTAAGCACAGCCAGTGGTTTGTCCCAATGGTTTGCCGATGATGTGTTAATAAATGAGGATAAGGTCTATAATTTCATTTATGACGGAGAGAGTCATTATGCCCGCGCTGTGATAATGCGGTTAAATCACCATGTGAAATTTGAATTCTTTGATCCTGATGAAGAGGAGGATGAAGAAACCGACCATCCTTTTATTGAATTTAAATTGGACGAAAACGAATTAACCCAAACCTTTTACCTGCGGGTAGTCGAATATGGTGATGCTTACGACGAACAGGAACAGCAATCTATTTGGGAAGGGTTAATTGGCTCCCTAAAAGAGATAATTGGAGGATAA
- a CDS encoding LptF/LptG family permease translates to MKKLDKLVLGSFLSPFLLTFIVVDFILLTVNMLKYFDEIFGKDLPFMVYMELIGYFVVSISPMALPLAVLLSSLMTFGNLGEHFELTAIKSSGISLNRTMLPIGVFVAVVTVMAFLSNNFIVPRVNLKTFSLLYDIRMKSPAFDIKEGVFYNGIPGYSIKVNSKLDEVRLKDVLIYDHTSGQGNLHVITADSGRMEPFFNDRYIMLTLFHGNSYQEGTGRRGGRDIPQSFSRNSFETNKMVFDLDAFDLKRTPENLWSNSKSIKNIGEIRVDLDSMDRELNHWYFFNYANTEASYNYFGRTRKLLPPQEIIDKKQETDSLKNLKYQQELENEENGKQNGSDSQNKTMASNDSTGAVSPANIVGDTLKTKTDSSLASVTQKNEASKPVKTKDSAINGKDSLGNVASNSGSKAVDMRAINKSSSLKLEQPDLVELNADQEKRLDSLLLTSRYRTSMASVGLTTARNIKNNFTTNKARVNEVMRQYRSFKVAWYQKYTQSLACFVMFMIGAPLGAIIKKGGLGMPVLLSIIFFIMYYMLTITGEKWAKEGLSDPVFGTFFSNLALIPFGLFFLRQARKDARLFEPDFYQGFWEKVVKFYQQKVQRKKLKEDVL, encoded by the coding sequence ATGAAAAAATTAGATAAGCTAGTACTGGGGTCATTCCTCAGTCCTTTCCTGCTTACTTTTATCGTGGTAGATTTTATTTTGCTTACGGTAAATATGCTTAAATACTTTGACGAGATATTCGGTAAGGACCTGCCTTTTATGGTCTATATGGAACTGATAGGTTATTTCGTTGTAAGTATTTCACCCATGGCCCTTCCTTTGGCTGTATTGCTTTCCTCCCTGATGACTTTTGGTAACCTAGGAGAGCATTTTGAATTGACAGCAATAAAAAGTAGCGGGATATCATTGAACAGGACCATGTTGCCCATTGGTGTGTTTGTGGCAGTTGTTACAGTGATGGCCTTTTTGTCCAATAATTTTATCGTTCCCCGAGTAAACCTTAAGACTTTTAGTTTATTGTATGATATCCGGATGAAGTCCCCAGCTTTTGATATCAAGGAAGGGGTCTTTTACAATGGCATTCCAGGTTATAGCATCAAGGTAAATTCAAAGTTGGATGAGGTTCGTCTTAAAGACGTTTTGATCTATGATCATACCTCAGGTCAAGGGAATCTTCATGTAATCACTGCCGACTCGGGAAGGATGGAACCCTTCTTCAATGACAGGTACATCATGTTGACCTTGTTTCATGGCAATAGCTATCAGGAAGGAACTGGAAGAAGAGGGGGGCGAGATATTCCGCAGTCTTTCAGTAGAAACAGTTTTGAAACCAATAAAATGGTTTTTGATCTGGACGCTTTTGATCTCAAAAGAACCCCGGAAAACCTTTGGTCGAATAGTAAGTCCATTAAGAATATTGGGGAAATTCGAGTAGATCTTGATTCTATGGACAGAGAACTTAATCATTGGTATTTTTTCAATTATGCCAATACAGAAGCCTCGTATAATTATTTTGGTAGGACCAGAAAGCTACTTCCGCCACAAGAAATAATAGATAAAAAGCAAGAAACGGATTCCTTGAAAAACCTCAAGTACCAGCAGGAATTGGAAAATGAGGAAAATGGGAAGCAGAATGGTTCGGATAGTCAGAATAAGACCATGGCTTCAAATGATTCAACCGGGGCAGTTAGTCCTGCCAATATTGTAGGAGATACGCTCAAAACCAAAACAGATAGTTCTTTAGCTTCTGTTACCCAAAAGAATGAAGCTTCCAAACCTGTCAAAACTAAGGATTCCGCCATCAATGGCAAGGACAGTCTTGGAAACGTAGCGTCTAATTCAGGCAGTAAAGCGGTTGATATGCGGGCGATCAATAAGAGCAGTAGCCTAAAATTAGAACAACCAGATTTAGTAGAACTCAATGCTGATCAGGAGAAACGATTGGATTCATTGCTTTTGACATCAAGATATAGGACATCCATGGCTTCAGTGGGATTGACTACAGCCAGGAATATTAAAAACAACTTCACAACCAATAAAGCCAGAGTCAATGAAGTGATGCGGCAATATCGAAGTTTCAAAGTGGCCTGGTACCAGAAATACACCCAATCATTGGCTTGCTTTGTTATGTTTATGATAGGAGCTCCTTTAGGGGCCATTATAAAAAAAGGAGGACTTGGAATGCCCGTATTGTTATCCATTATTTTTTTTATAATGTATTACATGCTGACCATTACTGGTGAAAAGTGGGCAAAAGAGGGATTGTCAGATCCAGTGTTCGGTACCTTTTTCTCTAACCTTGCCTTGATTCCTTTCGGATTGTTTTTTTTAAGGCAGGCAAGGAAAGATGCAAGATTATTTGAACCAGATTTTTATCAAGGTTTTTGGGAAAAGGTAGTGAAATTTTATCAGCAGAAGGTCCAAAGAAAAAAGTTAAAAGAAGATGTTTTATAA
- the rpsO gene encoding 30S ribosomal protein S15, whose amino-acid sequence MYLAKEEKVELFQNHGRLKSETDTGSPESQIALFTYRIKHLTEHLKTNKKDHSSRKGLLKLVGKRRRLLNYLIKIDIERYRNVIADLGIRK is encoded by the coding sequence ATGTATTTAGCGAAAGAAGAAAAAGTAGAACTATTCCAAAATCATGGTCGGTTGAAGTCAGAAACTGATACAGGGTCTCCTGAATCACAAATTGCCCTGTTTACCTACAGGATCAAGCACCTGACTGAACACTTGAAGACCAACAAAAAAGACCATTCAAGTAGAAAAGGTTTGTTGAAATTAGTAGGTAAAAGAAGGCGTTTGCTTAATTACCTGATAAAAATTGATATTGAGAGATACAGAAATGTAATTGCTGATCTTGGTATCCGTAAATAA
- the pnp gene encoding polyribonucleotide nucleotidyltransferase, producing MLPNTISKTITLEDGREIIIETGALAKQADGAVVIKMGKAILLATVVTKKEAGDGVDFLPMSVDYQEKFASSGKIPGGFLKREGRLSDYEILISRMVDRAIRPIFPDDYHADTNISITLMSSDEDVLPDCLAGLAASAALAVSDIPFNGPISEVRVAKIDGELFINPKPSDLEKASLELIVAGSEEFILMVEGEGDEVSEDEMVEALQFGHEEIKRHCKVQKELTKLVGKEEKRAYSHEDNDEALFEKIKTELYDSLYEVVSRQISVKQVRSDLTKAIKDGFVESLGEDHGYDERLIGRYFSKVHKEAARNFTLNEKKRLDGRQPDEIRPIWSVVDYLPSAHGSAVFTRGETQSITTCTLGTKLDEQMVDGAVLSGYNKFFLHYNFPGFSTGEVKPNRGPGRREVGHGNLAMRALKKVLPAPADNPYTIRIVSDILESNGSSSMATVCAGSLALMDAGIAIKSPVTGIAMGMISDSKTGNYTILSDILGDEDHLGDMDFKVTGTAKGITACQMDLKVEGLDYEVLKEALYQARKGRLHILDEINKTLSSSRPEFKPHTPRSYNMQIPKELIGAVIGPGGKVIQEIQKDTGATIIIEEVDNMGRINIFSNNQESMDAAIARLKAIVAQPEIGETYTGKVKNIMPFGAFVEFMPGKDGLLHISEIKWERLESMDGVLESGEEIAVKLIDVDKKTGKYKLSRKALLPKPERKDK from the coding sequence ATGTTACCAAATACAATTTCAAAAACTATCACTCTTGAAGATGGTAGGGAAATAATCATAGAGACGGGTGCATTGGCCAAGCAGGCTGATGGTGCTGTCGTAATTAAGATGGGCAAAGCTATCTTATTAGCTACTGTAGTAACTAAAAAAGAAGCAGGAGATGGGGTAGACTTTCTACCTATGTCTGTTGATTACCAGGAGAAATTCGCTTCCTCAGGAAAAATACCTGGAGGATTTTTGAAGCGAGAAGGAAGATTATCTGATTATGAAATATTGATCAGTAGAATGGTTGATAGGGCTATCAGACCTATTTTTCCAGATGATTATCATGCTGACACCAATATTAGCATCACCTTGATGTCATCCGATGAAGATGTTTTGCCAGATTGCCTTGCGGGATTGGCAGCTTCAGCAGCTTTGGCTGTTTCAGACATTCCGTTTAATGGACCTATTTCAGAAGTTAGGGTTGCTAAAATAGACGGAGAACTTTTTATAAACCCTAAACCATCCGATTTAGAGAAGGCTTCATTGGAGCTGATCGTTGCAGGTTCAGAGGAGTTTATCCTTATGGTAGAAGGTGAAGGAGACGAAGTTTCAGAAGATGAAATGGTCGAAGCCCTTCAGTTTGGCCATGAAGAAATCAAAAGGCATTGTAAAGTTCAAAAAGAACTAACTAAGCTTGTTGGTAAAGAAGAAAAAAGAGCTTATAGTCATGAAGACAATGACGAAGCATTATTTGAAAAAATTAAAACAGAATTGTATGACAGCCTTTATGAGGTGGTCAGCAGACAAATTTCTGTTAAGCAGGTGCGTTCAGACTTAACGAAAGCCATTAAAGATGGTTTTGTAGAAAGCCTTGGTGAAGATCATGGATATGATGAGCGACTTATAGGAAGATATTTCAGTAAGGTTCATAAAGAAGCTGCTAGAAACTTCACATTAAACGAGAAAAAGCGTTTGGATGGAAGGCAGCCTGACGAGATCAGACCGATTTGGTCCGTAGTTGATTATTTGCCTTCTGCACATGGATCTGCCGTTTTTACCAGAGGTGAAACTCAATCTATCACTACTTGTACCTTAGGTACCAAGCTCGATGAGCAAATGGTAGATGGAGCAGTATTGTCAGGTTACAATAAATTCTTTTTACATTATAACTTCCCAGGTTTCAGTACAGGTGAGGTAAAACCAAACCGTGGACCAGGTAGAAGAGAAGTAGGTCATGGTAATCTTGCCATGAGAGCGCTCAAAAAAGTATTGCCAGCCCCAGCAGACAACCCTTATACCATCCGTATCGTTTCTGATATTTTGGAGTCTAATGGTTCCTCTTCAATGGCCACTGTATGTGCAGGTTCATTGGCGCTGATGGATGCAGGTATTGCTATCAAAAGTCCAGTAACAGGTATTGCCATGGGTATGATCTCAGATTCAAAAACCGGCAATTATACCATTTTGTCCGATATCTTGGGTGATGAAGATCATTTGGGTGATATGGACTTCAAAGTGACTGGTACAGCCAAAGGAATTACAGCATGCCAAATGGACCTTAAAGTAGAAGGCCTTGACTATGAAGTACTCAAAGAGGCGCTTTATCAAGCTAGAAAAGGAAGGTTACATATATTGGATGAAATTAATAAAACCCTTTCATCTTCAAGACCTGAATTCAAGCCGCATACACCTAGGTCTTATAATATGCAGATTCCTAAAGAACTAATAGGAGCTGTAATCGGACCAGGAGGTAAAGTGATTCAGGAAATACAAAAAGATACAGGAGCTACCATCATCATAGAGGAAGTGGACAATATGGGAAGAATCAATATCTTCTCTAATAACCAGGAATCTATGGATGCAGCCATTGCCAGACTTAAGGCAATTGTAGCTCAGCCTGAGATAGGAGAGACTTACACTGGGAAAGTGAAAAACATTATGCCTTTTGGTGCATTTGTTGAATTCATGCCTGGCAAGGATGGGTTGTTGCATATTTCCGAGATTAAATGGGAAAGACTTGAATCTATGGATGGAGTTTTAGAATCTGGCGAGGAAATTGCTGTTAAGCTTATAGATGTAGATAAAAAGACAGGAAAATACAAATTGTCCAGAAAAGCATTGTTGCCTAAACCAGAAAGAAAGGACAAGTAA
- a CDS encoding sigma-70 family RNA polymerase sigma factor translates to MRQLKISKQITNRESQSLDKYLQEIGKVDLLTADEEVVLAKRIREGDQLALEKLTKANLRFVVSVAKQYQNQGLSLGDLINEGNLGLIKAAQRFDETRGFKFISYAVWWIRQSILQALAEQSRIVRLPLNRVGSLNKISKTFSELEQKFEREPSPEELAEVLEVTAGEVVDTMKISGRHVSMDAPFVQGEENSLLDVLENDGEIKPDDGLMNDSLRKEVQRALSTLTQREADVITLYFGLNGEHAMTLEEIGEKFNLTRERVRQIKEKAIRRLRHTSRSKTLKPYLG, encoded by the coding sequence ATGAGGCAGCTTAAAATCAGTAAACAGATTACCAACAGAGAAAGTCAATCTCTGGATAAATACCTTCAAGAGATAGGTAAGGTAGATTTATTGACAGCAGATGAAGAAGTGGTGTTGGCTAAAAGGATCCGAGAAGGTGATCAGCTCGCCTTGGAAAAATTAACCAAAGCCAATCTTAGGTTTGTTGTCTCCGTTGCCAAGCAGTATCAAAATCAAGGTTTGTCATTGGGTGATTTGATCAACGAGGGTAACCTTGGTTTGATTAAAGCTGCCCAAAGGTTTGATGAAACCAGGGGTTTTAAATTTATTTCTTATGCCGTTTGGTGGATTCGTCAGTCCATTCTTCAGGCATTGGCCGAACAATCCAGGATTGTAAGACTTCCGCTAAACAGGGTAGGATCCCTAAACAAGATCAGTAAAACATTTTCTGAACTTGAACAAAAGTTTGAGCGTGAGCCCTCTCCTGAGGAGCTAGCTGAGGTACTCGAAGTTACCGCAGGGGAAGTTGTCGATACCATGAAAATTTCCGGAAGACATGTTTCTATGGATGCTCCTTTTGTACAAGGAGAAGAAAATAGTTTGCTTGACGTTTTGGAAAATGATGGGGAAATTAAGCCGGATGATGGCTTGATGAATGACTCCCTAAGAAAAGAAGTACAAAGAGCACTTTCTACGCTTACCCAAAGGGAAGCCGATGTAATTACTTTGTATTTCGGATTGAATGGAGAACATGCGATGACGCTTGAAGAGATCGGTGAGAAATTTAATCTTACCCGTGAAAGGGTTAGGCAGATTAAAGAGAAAGCCATCAGAAGACTTAGACATACCAGTAGAAGTAAAACTTTAAAACCTTATCTGGGATAA
- the trxB gene encoding thioredoxin-disulfide reductase, giving the protein MNQETENIKVLIIGSGPAGYTAAIYASRAGLSPVMYTGIQPGGQLTITNDVENYPGYPDGVMGPQMMEDFKKQAERFGTDVRYGIVTEMDASERPFKVTVDGNQTLLAESVIISTGASAKWLGIESETRLNGKGVSACAVCDGFFFRGKDVAIVGGGDTACEEASYLSNICKKVYMIVRRDELRASQIMQNRVMKNPKIEILWNHETVEILGEEEVVGAKVKNRISGEERDLDLEGFFVAIGHQPNTSVFVNQIDTDENGYILTKPGSTKTNVPGIFACGDAQDHEYRQAVTAAGTGCMAALDAERFLASQE; this is encoded by the coding sequence ATGAATCAGGAAACAGAAAATATAAAGGTTCTTATTATTGGATCAGGACCAGCAGGATATACTGCAGCTATTTATGCTTCAAGGGCTGGGCTTTCACCTGTAATGTATACAGGTATTCAACCTGGAGGTCAGCTTACCATTACCAATGATGTAGAAAATTACCCAGGATATCCTGACGGTGTTATGGGGCCTCAAATGATGGAGGACTTTAAGAAACAAGCGGAACGTTTTGGAACGGATGTGAGGTATGGTATAGTAACCGAAATGGATGCAAGTGAGCGCCCATTTAAAGTTACTGTAGATGGTAATCAAACTTTGCTTGCAGAATCTGTTATTATTTCTACTGGAGCCTCTGCCAAGTGGTTAGGAATTGAAAGTGAAACCAGACTAAACGGTAAAGGGGTTTCAGCTTGTGCTGTTTGTGATGGGTTTTTCTTCAGAGGAAAAGACGTTGCAATTGTTGGGGGTGGAGATACTGCTTGTGAAGAAGCGAGTTATTTGTCCAATATCTGTAAGAAAGTATACATGATTGTAAGAAGAGATGAATTAAGAGCTTCTCAAATCATGCAAAATAGGGTTATGAAAAACCCAAAAATAGAAATTCTGTGGAATCATGAAACAGTAGAAATCCTTGGTGAAGAGGAAGTTGTTGGAGCCAAGGTAAAAAATAGAATATCAGGTGAAGAGCGGGATTTGGATCTGGAAGGCTTTTTCGTAGCCATTGGTCATCAACCTAATACTTCTGTTTTTGTTAATCAGATTGATACAGACGAAAACGGATACATTCTAACCAAACCTGGAAGTACAAAAACCAATGTCCCTGGCATTTTCGCTTGTGGAGATGCCCAGGATCACGAATACAGACAAGCCGTAACAGCAGCAGGTACAGGATGTATGGCTGCCTTGGATGCAGAAAGGTTTTTGGCTTCCCAAGAATAG
- a CDS encoding peptidoglycan DD-metalloendopeptidase family protein, translating to MILKERWFLVFLLCSSIIFDITAQHRKVDKQNNNGFVEQLLKAPLGADLFDADQYRNDLEKATDALIFKDDLNLKKRLSLVSENTDTFIWAPTHVMVEVAEKVLIDSIWITAYEYYGLWDSHKINSYDFDPRDFKDTIPVNLYNSYYGSGWSAPLDKTKINSDFGMRRYRWHHGTDLKLNVGDPVRSVFDGIVRITSYDRYGYGHYVVVRHRNGLETLYGHLSKKEVKVGQEVSAGDIIGLGGSTGRSTGPHLHFEIRYQGLSINPIEIFDFDIGRIKAPTYNITAQSFDHEIKMREAVFHRIRSGDNLSVIARRYGVRVSQITRLNGISTSTILKIGRRLQIQ from the coding sequence ATGATTCTAAAAGAACGGTGGTTCCTCGTGTTTCTACTTTGTTCGTCTATCATTTTTGATATCACAGCACAGCATAGAAAAGTAGACAAGCAGAATAACAATGGTTTTGTCGAACAATTGCTTAAGGCTCCCTTAGGTGCAGATCTTTTTGATGCCGACCAATATAGAAATGACTTGGAAAAAGCTACGGACGCCTTGATCTTTAAGGATGATCTCAATCTTAAAAAACGTTTGTCATTAGTTAGTGAAAACACTGATACCTTTATTTGGGCACCAACTCATGTGATGGTAGAAGTGGCAGAGAAAGTATTGATAGATAGTATTTGGATTACGGCGTATGAATATTATGGGCTCTGGGACAGTCATAAAATCAATAGTTATGATTTTGATCCCAGAGATTTTAAAGACACCATACCTGTGAATTTGTACAATTCCTACTATGGTTCTGGATGGAGTGCTCCTTTGGACAAAACCAAAATTAATTCTGATTTTGGAATGAGACGTTACCGCTGGCACCATGGCACTGATTTGAAATTGAATGTAGGTGACCCGGTTAGATCAGTATTCGATGGGATAGTTCGCATCACATCCTATGATAGGTATGGGTATGGACATTATGTAGTGGTAAGACATAGAAATGGTCTCGAAACTCTGTATGGTCATCTTTCTAAGAAAGAAGTGAAAGTGGGTCAGGAAGTTAGCGCTGGAGATATTATTGGATTGGGAGGAAGTACAGGTAGGAGTACCGGTCCCCACCTTCATTTTGAAATTCGTTACCAGGGACTTTCAATAAACCCGATCGAAATTTTCGATTTTGATATTGGAAGAATTAAAGCTCCTACTTACAACATCACCGCGCAAAGTTTTGATCATGAAATCAAGATGAGGGAAGCCGTTTTCCATAGGATAAGGAGTGGTGATAATCTTTCTGTAATTGCTCGAAGATATGGGGTCAGGGTAAGCCAGATAACCAGATTAAATGGAATCAGTACCAGCACAATTTTGAAAATTGGGCGACGATTACAGATACAATAA